The Drosophila subpulchrella strain 33 F10 #4 breed RU33 chromosome 4, RU_Dsub_v1.1 Primary Assembly, whole genome shotgun sequence genome has a window encoding:
- the LOC119551583 gene encoding ATP-binding cassette sub-family D member, producing the protein MSVLSKYVDRIAEKCEHNGLTKHAFSYALVTSAILALTVKVTIPYAKNGKTQKGKPKVNNGALTPLETDISEEDSKLAEAEKLLVAQQLKKKSNNFIEPGLNKEFLKQLKMLAKIMVPQTFCYETGLLSIHTFCLISRTFLSIYVAALEGALVKFIVRKDVKQFALVLLKWFGIAIPATFVNSMIRFLESKLALAFRTRLVRHSYRLYFKNQNYYRVSNLDGRIENADHRLTEDISVFASSVAHLYSSLTKPCFDLMLIGLALMRSSRKMKANIITGPALSVGVIALTAHILRIVSPKFGQLVSEEANRYGYLRHIHSRIITNAEEIAFYGGHKVEMQQLRQAYNRLVNQMTTIFNQKLWFIMLEQFFMKYVWSGTGMIMVSLPILTGSDMGSASKRDTDITESRVSERTQYLTTARNLLISAADAIERLMSSYKEIVSLAGYTYRVAGMMDVFEETAQGLYCKTSVIENDQTNGIIEHRNGKPIAKGRIIYSDDPENMAINLRAVPVVTPNCDIVVPKLTLCIEPGVHLLITGPNGCGKSSLFRILSGLWPIYAGELQIPRPVKDIPCMFYIPQRPYMSIGSLCDQIIYPDTRDDMKRKNISENELRRILKLVSLEHIAQRDSFDVVRDWKDILSGGEKQRMAIARLFYHKPRYALLDECTSAVSIDVESSIYEIAKGMGITLLTITHRPTLWKYHTHILEFDGLGNWQFRKMNVDEQQKELFLS; encoded by the exons ATGAGTGTTCTGTCCAAATATGTTGACCGTATTGCAGAAAAATGTGAACATAATGGGCTCACTAAACACGCTTTTAGCTATGCTCTTGTGACCAGTGCTATACTAGCACTTACTGTCAAGGTGACTATCCCTTACGCGAAAAACGGAAAGActcaaaaaggaaaacccAAAGTCAACAATGGGGCACTTACGCCTTTGGAAACAGATATCTCAGAAGAGGATTCAAAACTCGCAGAGGCCGAAAAGCTGTTGGTTGCTCAGcagctaaaaaaaaagtcGAACAACTTTATTGAGCCCGGACTAAACAAGGAATTCTTGAAACAACTGAAAATGCTGGCAAAAATAATGGTCCCGCAGACCTTTTGTTACGAAACTGGATTGCTGAGCATTCATACGTTTTGCCTAATTTCTCGCACATTTCTTAGTATTTATGTTGCTGCTTTGGAGGGGGCCCTCGTTAAATTTATAGTACGAAAGGACGTTAAGCAATTTGCTCTTGTTTTACTGAAATGGTTCGGGATTGCGATCCCTGCTACGTTTGTTAATTCCATGATACGGTTTCTTGAAAGTAAACTTGCCCTGGCTTTCCG AACTCGACTGGTACGTCACTCATATCGTCTTTACTTTAAGAATCAAAATTATTATAGAGTATCGAATTTGGACGGACGCATTGAAAATGCGGATCATAG ACTTACCGAAGATATTTCTGTGTTCGCTAGCTCTGTAGCTCATTTGTATAGCAGCCTGACTAAACCATGCTTCGATCTGATGCTTATTGGGTTGGCATTGATGAGATCCTCTAGAAAAATGAAAGCTAACATTATAACGG GACCGGCTTTATCAGTTGGTGTTATTGCTCTAACAGCCCATATATTACGAATTGTATCACCGAAGTTTGGACAGTTGGTATCGGAAGAGGCCAATAGGTATGGGTACCTTAGGCACATTCACTCCCGCATAATAACAAATGCAGAAGAAATCGCATTTTATGGAGGTCATAAG gtGGAGATGCAGCAGCTACGGCAGGCATACAACCGCCTTGTAAATCAAATGACTACAATTTTTaaccaaaagctttggtttatTATGCTTGaacaattttttatgaaatatgtttGGTCCGGTACTGGAATGATTATGGTGTCACTTCCAATTCTGACAGGCAGTGACATGGGATCTGCATCAAAACGCGACACGGACATTACGGAGTCGCGAGTTAGCGAACGTACGCAGTATTTAACTACAGCTAGGAATTTACTAATTTCTGCAGCAGACGCTATTGAGCGGTTAATGTCTTCTTACAAGGAAATCGTGTCGCTTGCTGGTTACACTTATCGCGTGGCTGGCATGATGGATGTGTTTGAGGAAACAGCTCAGGGACTCTATTGCAAGACGAGTGTAATAGAAAACGATCAGACGAATGGTATTATAGAGCACCGTAACGGCAAACCAATAGCAAAAGGTCGCATTATTTACTCAGATGATCCGGAAAATATGGCAATAAACCTACGTGCAGTGCCAGTAGTGACACCAAACTGTGATATAGTTGTACCGAAACTTACATTGTGTATAGAGCCTGGTGTGCATTTGTTAATAACTGGGCCGAACGGTTGCGGCAAATCCAGCTTGTTCAGAATACTAAGTGGGCTTTGGCCTATATACGCTGGAGAATTGCAAATACCGCGGCCTGTGAAAGATATTCCTTGTATGTTTTACATTCCACAACGTCCATACATGTCAATTGGAAGTCTTTGTGATCAAATAATATACCCCGACACAAGGGATGATATGAAACGTAAAAATATATCTGAAAATGAGTTAAGACGCATTTTGAAGTTGGTCAGCCTTGAACACATCGCCCAACG TGATAGTTTTGACGTTGTTCGAGATTGGAAGGACATATTATCTGGAGGTGAAAAACAACGTATGGCGATAGCTCGCTTGTTTTACCACAA GCCACGTTACGCCCTTCTTGATGAATGTACGAGCGCAGTATCTATAGATGTTGAAAGCTCAATATATGAAATTGCTAAAGGGATGGGAATTACGCTGTTGACTATAACACACAGGCCTACCTTGTG GAAATACCACACACATATATTGGAGTTCGACGGCCTAGGAAACTGGCAGTTTAGAAAAATGAATGTAGATGAACAACAAAAAGAACTATTTCTTTCTTAG